The DNA region GATCACGACCCGGCCGGCGGAGAGGGTCTGGAGGATTTCCTCCTGGCCGTAGGCCAAGCGCACGCCCTCGAGCACCAGGTGTTTGCTCGTGCTTCCCCATCCGTACGGCAGCCGCAACCGCAGCCGCAGGCTGCCGTCCGGAGCGACTGCGGCTTGGCAGGACTGGTTGCCCGAGGCCTCGTCCTTCGATCCGAGCACGAAGAACTGGCTGCTCCGCTCCGCCTGCCAATCCTTCTTCCATGCGGCATGGTCCGCATAGCCGTTCTCTTCCCGGGAAAACTGCTTGCGGAAGAGGCGTCGGGAACCGAAACAGAGCCGGACCCGGCCGGACTCCTGATCGGCCAGAAGCGCCTCGAGCTTCGCCCGCAGGACGGCAAGCCGCCGCTTTTTTCTGGTGCACGACATCCGATCCCGGATGCTTCTTCTCCAGCCGGCCGACCGCCTCTTCCGCTTTCCGGATCCGCCATTTGGCTTCCTCGATCAACTCGGGCCGCCTTTCCCGGATCGAGGCGATCTTGCCTTCGAGCTCGACCCGAATGGCGTTGAACTGCCGGGCGGTGAGGCCGAACCGGCGCAGAAACGACCGCTTGAGCTCGTTTATGGAAACGCCCGCCCGCATCCTGGCCAAAAGAGTCCGCTGCGCCCGCCCGTAGAGCGCCGCATAGGCGTCAAGACACGAAGTCTGCTCATGCGTTAACCTCAACCGGGTCTGGTAGGTGAAAACAGGAAGCTTACTCCTGGATCGCTTTGAGCGCCTTCTCGGCGCGGTCCTGAGCGGATCGCTTCCCGTAAAGCCTGGCACACATCGAAACGATGACCTCATGCAGGTCGCCCACGATGTCATCAGTCCTGTCGTCCGACTCCACCACCAGGACCGATCGGCTCTGCGCGGCCAATGCCGCTTCCAGGTACTCCAAGCCGAAGCGCATCAGCCGGTCGCGATGCTCGACCAGGATGACGCCGATATTGGGATCACGGAGCAGCTCGATCAGGCCCTTCCGATGGCCGTTCATTCCGGAGCCGACCTCCTTGACGGCCTTGACGATCGGCAACCGTTTGCTTGAGCGCGAACTCGGTCAGCCGAGCCAATTGCCGGTCCAGATCCGCTTTCTGATCGGAGCTCGATACCCGTGCGTAAAGGGCGACCCCATTGGGTTGTGAGGGCTCCGCATGCACGATCACCGTTCCGGTCGGCAACTGCTCGGCCGGGACGGGCAAACGCCCTTCCTTCCACATCCGCCAAGCCGTCTTGTAGCAAATGCCCTGCCGCTTGGCCCAGACACTCAACTTCACTCGGACACACTGCCATTAAACTTGCTATGTGTCCATATATTTTTTTAGCTGCTGGCAACCCTCATGCCCCGATCTCATCGAGGGTCGGATAGTCGGTATATCCCTTTTCTCCGCCGCCGTAGAAAGTCGACGGATCCGGAACATTGAGCGGCGCGCCGCGCCGGAATCGCTCCGGCAAATCCGGGTTGGCGAGAAAGAGCTTGCCGAAGGCGATCGCATCAGCGATCCCGGCCGCGATCGCCGCCTCGGCCCGCTCGGCCGTATACCCGCCGCAAAAGACCAGGACGGAAGAAAAGGTGCACCGCAAGGAGCGCCGTTCCTCCTCGGTCAACGGCGGGCCTCCCGCCCAATCGGGCTCTTCGATATGAAGATAGGCGATCTTCCGCTTATCGAGCTCGGCCGCCACGTAGAGCGCGGCTTCCCAACTCCCTTCGACCTCCATGTCGTTGAACACCCCTTGGGAGAGAGCCGGACGCCCACCCTCTCCCGCCCGATGGCTTCGGCGACCGCATCGACGACTTCGAGCAATAGCCGCGCCCGATTCGGGAGCGAGCCCCCATATTCGTCGCGCCGTCGATTGGCCCGCAGGTCGAGGAACTGGTTGAGAAGGTAGCCGTTGGCCGCGTGGACCTCCACCAGGTCGAATCCCGCACGCCGGGCTCGGAGGGCTGCGGCGGCATATTCCCGAACGATCCTATGGATTTCGGGAATCTCGAGCTCCCGCGGTGTGTCCACCGGGACGCGCGCGGGAGTTCCATCCGGGAGCACGACGAAGCATTCGGTCTTCTCGGCCCGGACCGCCGAGGGCCCGACCGGCGGCCGCCCCCCCTCCTGAAGAAGGTGGTGGGAGACTCGGCCCACATGCCAGAGCTGAAGGGCCATGCGTCCCCCGGCGCGGTGGACCGCTTCGACGACCTGCCGCCAGCCCGCTTCTTGGGCATCGGTGTAGATTCCCGGCGTCCAAGCATACCCCTGCCCTTCCCGGCTGATCTGGGTCGCTTCGCTGATAATGAGGCCCGCCGAAGCCCGCTGCGCATAGTAGCGGGCGTTCATCTCCGTCGGAACGTCTCCAGGCTGCCCCGCCCGGGATCGGGTCAAAGGAGCCATCCAGATTCGGTTGGGGGTAACCAGAGGGCCGACGGTGAGGGGAGAAAAGAGATGGACTAGAGATGACATGATGAGAATCTCCCTGGTTGGATCACCAACCATCGGAAATTGTTCTAACGACTTTACCCGGTCGGAGGCAAGCGCCGAGCGGCAGGACGTTCAGAGGATCTGCTTCCCCTGTGCCTCCCGCATTCCTCGACCGCTACTTCGCCCGCATCGGCTATGGCGTTCCGGCAAGCGCTACTCTGGATACCCTGAGCCGGCTTCACGCTCTTCACCCCCAGGCCATCCCGTTTGAAAACCTCGATCCGCTGCTCGGCCGGCCGGTCCGCCTCGACCTCGACTCGATCGAGCGAAAGCTCGTTCTCGCAGGCCGCAGGGCTACTACTTCGAGCACAATTTTCTTTTCGCCGAAGGCTTGCGCACGCTCGGCTTTCCGGTCACCGGCCTAGCGGCCATTTCTCACAAGCTTTCTCCTACGGCTTGCAAAACGGGCTCGTCTGCTTCGCTCCCGCTTGGTTTTCCATCCTCGCAGTATGTCTTCATACAGCTCCGGTGGAAAACCTGCGCCCGCCTCGCACCCAAGCCCATTTGCGGCGCCTCGGCTACGAAATTTGTGAGAAATGGCCGTTAGCGGAGGGCAAAAAATCCGACAAAAGGGCATAGGAAAGGCCGTCTTTCCCTAGTATAAGTGCGTTAACGACACGTTATTACAACCAGAAAAAAGAAACGGCCTTCCCTGGCAGGGTGTAGCCAAGAGACCTTTGTTGCGTTTACAGCGCATGTTTCGCGACGGGTGGAAGCGGGATGTACCGCGGGTCGGATCTCCAGCGATGGGGGCGCGATCCTGTTGCGGGAAGCCGATCGGAAGATCGGTTGGTGAAGACGGCTGGAGGGCTGCTTTCGGGATCGACGCCATCCGAAACGCATTGTGCATCGGCTACGGGAGATGCTTGCCCAGCGCGTCTTCGGGATTGCGCTGGGCTACGAAGACCTCAACGATCATGAGCAGTTACGGACCGATCCGCTGGTTGCTCTCCTGAGCGGGAAAAGGTCGTACGGAAGTTCGTATCCGAGAAGCCGCCGGCGAGCCTGGATGCCAGGGCCAATTCGAGTTCCCCGCGGAGCTGTCTCCAGATAGGGCGAGAAGAACCCTCGGCCGCGTCCATGGCGCGAGCCGCAAAAAC from Methylacidimicrobium sp. AP8 includes:
- a CDS encoding arylamine N-acetyltransferase — translated: MPPAFLDRYFARIGYGVPASATLDTLSRLHALHPQAIPFENLDPLLGRPVRLDLDSIERKLVLAGRRATTSSTIFFSPKACARSAFRSPA
- a CDS encoding transposase; translated protein: MEGCFRDRRHPKRIVHRLREMLAQRVFGIALGYEDLNDHEQLRTDPLVALLSGKRSYGSSYPRSRRRAWMPGPIRVPRGAVSR